The region CCCGCCGGGCGCAGATGATCATCATCACAGAACATCGGGGCTTAACCGTGAAACAGGCCCAGGAGCTGCGGCGTTCGTTGGCCCCGCATCAAGCGGCATTTCATGTGGTGAAGAACACGTTGCTTCGGCTGGCCTTGCAAGAATTGGGGAGGCCTGTCCCTGATTCGCTGCTGGAAGGTCCTACCGCCGTCAGCTATTGTTTTGGTGATATAGCGGCCGTGGCGAAGGCGGTGGATGACTTCGCGCGCGCCTCGGGCGTGTTGCAGATCCGCGGCGGCCTTCTCGGCTCGCAGGTGGTGGATGCCGAGGGCGTACGAGCTCTAGCCAACCTGCCGCCACGCGAGGTCTTGCTGGCTCGCGTGGTGGGCGGCATCCAGGCACCTCTTGTTGGCCTGGTTAGCGTATTGGGCGGAGTGCTGCGCGGCCTGGTGAATGTGTTAGACGCCCGCCGACGGCAGTTGGAAGAGGCCGCTGCGTGAGTCGTGGGCGGCTGTACCGGTTCCGTTTTTGGCAAACAGCAAACTCTTGGGAGGTTAGGTGCAAATGACGAAAGAAGAGATCATCAGCGCAATCGAGAAGATGTCAGTACTGGAACTGGCCGAGTTGGTGAAGGCTTTGGAGGCTCGCTTCGGCGTGAGCGCTGCCGCACCGGTGATGGCAGTTGGGCCTGCACCAGCGGCTGCGACAGCTGCCGCGCCTGAGCCAGTAGAGGAGAAGACGGAGTTCGACGTCATCCTCAAGGAAGTAGGCGCCAAGAAGATCAACGTCATCAAGGTCGTCCGCCAGCTTACCAATTTGGGCTTGAAGGAGGCCAAGGACCTGGTGGAAAGCGCGCCGGCGACAGTGCTACAGGCCGTGGCCAAGGCTGCCGCCGAGGACGCCAAGAAGCTCCTGGAGGCCGAAGGGGCTACAGTCGAGATCCGGTAGGACATCTCCTGAACATGCAGTGGGGCGCACTAAGGCTAGTGCGCCCCATCTGCTACTCATCACGGATATTTGCGTACATCCCTCCAGGCTTCGATCATTGCTTCCACGCTTGACCACGGCGTATCGGGGAAGAGAGCATCCACCGGAGCCAAAATAAAGCCGCCGCCAGGTCCTAAAGTGTGAACAGCCGCCTCTACAGCCTGGCGGATCTCTTCCCTCGACCCGCGAGCCAGTGTCACACCGCTGTTGATCCCGCCGGCTACTGCTAGGCGGCCCTGGAACTTCGCCTTGACTGCGTCCAAATCGGCATTATCTTGCACTGGATCCACAAAGTACAGAAGATCTATCCCGCCTTCTAGGAGCAGGTCGGCTAGAGCCAGCACACCCGTCGTCATCGTATAGGCAAAACGCGCTCCGGCCTGATGGGCTAAATCAACCAGATCCCTCAGATGGGGCAACACGAAGCGTCGAAACAGCGCCGGTGACCAGAATTCGGTGGAGCTATACCATCCACGCTGCACGACCATGTCCACGCCGCCTCCGTCCAGCATGAATTCCGTTCGCCGCCGATCGAAATCGTAGATGAGGTCTACCAGCTCCTGAAAAAAATCAGGCTGAGTCACGGCCGCTACCACGGCCCCCTCCACCCCCATCAGCCAGACGATCGCGTCCATGCCAAAAGCGCTCCACCCCTGGACCAGTACGCCCCGCTCCTCGGCAAAACGACGCACAGCAGCCATCCGCTCTCGATAAGCAGTCTGCTGTTCGGCCGTCGGGTCCTGTAGCAGATAACGCAGCTTAGGCAGGTCTTCAGGCCCAGTCACAGCATGTTTGACGCCGCGCGGGATGTTGAAGTCCTCGAATAGGGGAACATATTCAGGTTGAATCACCCAGCCAGGGCCAGATTCCTTTTCGGTCTTGCGTACTATATGATGAAGCACACCGGCCGGCGTCTGGTACTCTCGACACAGCAACGGATACGGCTCCGTAGCTGATGGTGGCTCCTGCCAGTCTCGCACGCACACGTCTGGGTGCGTACTCCATGGCGGCGAGATCTCCAGCACATCATCTAAGCCTAGGCTGAGCCAGCGGTCTACACGCTCAAAGTCGTCCTCGGGGTAACGCCAGGGCTCTGGCAGAGTATGGATATGCTCGAGCCGCATCGTGTACCAGTGCGTGATCTCATGGCCATTCCATCGCCAACGGAGATGAGATGGCGCAGTGAATCCAAAGCACCAGCACAACATCGGCACATGATCTGGCTCTTGATGAGCTATCGCCGCCAGCAACCGCTCACGAGAGTTCATCCGGGTATCTCCCAACCTGTCCTAAGCAGTAGAGCGAACGAGGTAGGCGGCTATTCAAGCTGCGCTCACCCATTCGCATCCTACCATCGCTGCCAGATCGGCCAGCGGCCGCCTCAGGTCCCCATAAGCAGCCATCCAATGGTGTCCCAACCCCTCAGCCACGATCCAGCGTAGAAGAGCGCGATAATCGGACTGAAATCGCACGCGCAGCGGATTTCCAGGGAAGATCATGTCGGTTTCCACTGCCTCACCGAACATCACGCCCATCCGATAGCCGTTTAAGGTCGGTACCAGGTTGACCAATGTCACCGGCCCTGGCCGGGCTGGGAAGAGCGCGCACACCCCTCGATTCATCAGACGCACCGGTCCTAGCGTGATTTGACGGCGATCGTCTGCTAACGAAAAGCCGCCATTTCCGCAGTGCGAAAAGACGATGGCGTTCTCCTCCGCAATGGGATCGAGTAGATCAGTGTTGTGCACCGGCTGTCCTGTCAGTGTAGTCAGTATCAGCATGCCCAGCGCGCCGTTGATGTCTCCCTCGCAGGCGACAGGGATACCTTCTTCGGCCAGCAGCGAGATGGGCAGACAGACTTTGCCCATCAGATGCGGGTAACATCCCACGGCCATTGTGCTCAGCCCGAGCTCTTCGATGATCTCCTTCAAGGCCACATAAACCTGCATCGCTTCAACACCGGCCCCGTGGCTCGCCGTCACCCGTCCTACTTCGCTCGTGAGCTGTTTCCACCGCTCAGTCACTGATTCGGCAGGTACGCGCGCGGCCCGCTCCAGAAAGAGCTGGCTGTCTATCCCTACTACGCGCGGCCCGAAGATCCGCTTCAACGCCAGCTCATGAGCGGTCGTCTCGGTCATCCCCTCCACGCGATGGCCCAAATAGCCGATGCGAGCGCGCCGCAAATGGCGACGCAGCGCCGCCGCCCGCGCAAAGTCCCAGGCCCGTCGCAGCCCTTCCGGTGATTCCACCTCCTCAAAGAGGAAACAGTGAGGCCGGCCTAGCTGCTTTAGCATGAAGCAAAGCTGCTGCATCCCGCATAGCGAACCCGTCTCCATGCCTGGCCGCGCCCAGGCGATCACCGGCACATCGCACTCCTCCAACAGATCCAGAACCAGGTAATCCTCAAACCACGAGGCGGCCACCACGCAGATGGCGTCCACCCGCTGATCGTAGAAGAAGCGCCCTGCGGCTACCGCAGAGGCTGGATCAGTAGCCAGCTGGAGCGATGGGCACAGCTCTAGCCGCTCAAGCCCAGCCTCGGCAAACGCCCTTTGCAGTCGATCCAGCAACATTGGCGCTTCGCCCGCCCCTACCTCTAACGGGCTGGCCACCGCAGTGAGGCCAAGGCGGACACGGCTCATAATGACCTCCCTATAAGTATTTCATAGCTACCCGTCGAAACTCCTCTGCCCGCGCGTCCACCACGTCAAACCCGTCCCGCACCGTCACGCCGAAGGCGGAGCCTAAGCCAGGGTCGGACACGCCGATGCTGATGTTGATCGAACGGGAGAGGAGATCGTCGGTCTGAGGGAGCATCCCCTTCCAATACTTCACCTCGCCACCCTTAGAGGTGTAGTAAGGGCAGGTGAACGGACACCCCTCAGGCGTGATGGTACGCTTCTCCAGGATTTGCTCCATGTTCGAATATACGTGCCATCCCGAATCGGCTACCACCTTGGTACCCAGCTCTCCAGCGATCTTGCGCGCGATCTCCTCGCTGGGGAGGATCACGGTGAGGATCGTGGCACATTCCCCCTCAGGATCAGTAATCTCCCGAAACTCCAGGCCAGGTAGATCGGCGATAGCCTCCTTGAACCGTCGTTTGTTGGCCCGCAAACGGGATAGGATCACCTCCAGCTTGCGCAATTGGGCCAGCAGTACCGCTGCGGTCAGCTCCGTCATGCGAAAGTCCAGGCCAACGAAGGGGCGTTGTCCGATCTCAACCCCCATGCGCAGAGGCGAATGTCCCTGATCGTGAACGCCGAAGAACCGACGGTAGGCTGCCTCATCGTCAGTGACCACCATGCCCCCATCGCCGGCGGTGATGGTCTTGAAGATGTTGAAGCTGTAGGCGCCGGCATGACCAATCGAACCAACCCGGCGTCCCTTGTAGCTTGCTCCGAACGCCTGGGCACAGTCCTCGATGAGAAGCAATCCGTGCTCATCGGCGATGGCTTTCAGCTCGTCAAGCCGCGCAGGGTTCCCCAGCATATGAACGGCCATGATCGCCTTTGTGCGTGGCGTGATTTTGCGGCGCACATCGGCAGGGTCCAGATTGAACGTTCGGTCTATCTCGGCCAGGATTGGGATGGCACGGGCGTAAATGACGGATGACATGCTGGCGATAAAGGTATAGCCAGGCACGATCACCTCGTCGCCGGGGCCAACACCCAGGCCAGACAATGCCACTAACAGCGCGCTGGTGCCTGAGTTCACAGCTACCGCATAGCGGACGCCAACCAGTCGAGCGACTTCCTGTTCTAGATTATAGACTTTGGCTTTAAAGGCTGGGTTATCCGGGCTGCCGTAGCGGAAGAGGTAACCCGCCTCTATTACCTCCAACAGCTCTCGCTTTTCCTCCTCACCGATCAGTTCCATACCGGGACCAGACATGTGAGCACCTCCGTAGTTTTAGGTTGTTAATAAGGCAACGAGGTGCCGAGGGCACGATCGCGTTGCCTCATTGTCTCAAAGTACGACAA is a window of Anaerolineae bacterium DNA encoding:
- a CDS encoding DegT/DnrJ/EryC1/StrS family aminotransferase → MSGPGMELIGEEEKRELLEVIEAGYLFRYGSPDNPAFKAKVYNLEQEVARLVGVRYAVAVNSGTSALLVALSGLGVGPGDEVIVPGYTFIASMSSVIYARAIPILAEIDRTFNLDPADVRRKITPRTKAIMAVHMLGNPARLDELKAIADEHGLLLIEDCAQAFGASYKGRRVGSIGHAGAYSFNIFKTITAGDGGMVVTDDEAAYRRFFGVHDQGHSPLRMGVEIGQRPFVGLDFRMTELTAAVLLAQLRKLEVILSRLRANKRRFKEAIADLPGLEFREITDPEGECATILTVILPSEEIARKIAGELGTKVVADSGWHVYSNMEQILEKRTITPEGCPFTCPYYTSKGGEVKYWKGMLPQTDDLLSRSINISIGVSDPGLGSAFGVTVRDGFDVVDARAEEFRRVAMKYL
- the rplJ gene encoding 50S ribosomal protein L10, translating into MAITREKKQALLTEYLDKARRAQMIIITEHRGLTVKQAQELRRSLAPHQAAFHVVKNTLLRLALQELGRPVPDSLLEGPTAVSYCFGDIAAVAKAVDDFARASGVLQIRGGLLGSQVVDAEGVRALANLPPREVLLARVVGGIQAPLVGLVSVLGGVLRGLVNVLDARRRQLEEAAA
- the rplL gene encoding 50S ribosomal protein L7/L12 — protein: MTKEEIISAIEKMSVLELAELVKALEARFGVSAAAPVMAVGPAPAAATAAAPEPVEEKTEFDVILKEVGAKKINVIKVVRQLTNLGLKEAKDLVESAPATVLQAVAKAAAEDAKKLLEAEGATVEIR